Proteins encoded in a region of the Triticum dicoccoides isolate Atlit2015 ecotype Zavitan chromosome 3A, WEW_v2.0, whole genome shotgun sequence genome:
- the LOC119269346 gene encoding histone-lysine N-methyltransferase, H3 lysine-9 specific SUVH1-like isoform X1 — MCYVMDTNNALLDAGIQLLRAVMDRTSNFMPTPDQDVLDIQPLRTLAPMFPAPLGVNTFNVPNTTPPLIFVTSAGQFPGGFGAPGHPAFTSFAAAFGAQDAYGGQPASSRGQDAGRGQPASSRGQDAGGGRATTFADKYAANGGQTAANGATNLGASADNPIDVIPISAYRPTPPPVIPLDDDDDDNEHFTGNQTSASGRKIKKPSHLSGYKMSGGLGSDDNNGVKTKRNKSFHRKAGADNEFTSVPLSSSNPREVVEEVLMNFEALRRRHLQLDQAQESTKRPDLKIGATMMACNLRANIGKRIGVVPGIEIGDIFYFRMELCIIGLHTPTMAGIDYMTHTFGDKGDDSVAVCIVAAGVYENEDDATDTLVYSGSGGSSKNNEEMHDQKLERGNLALQMSLSRKNVIRVVRGFKDPGSLGGKVYMYDGLYKIHESWKERTKTGINCFKYKLLREPGQPEGMSIWKMSRKWVENPATRGRVLHPDLSSGTENLPVCLVNDVDSEKGPGLFTYITQVKYPKPLSSMKPLQGCSCLNACLPSDTDCDCAEFNGGNLPYSSTGLLVCRKNRLYECGESCQCSVNCRNRVTQKGIRVHFEIFRTGNRGWGLRSWDPIRAGSFICEYVGEVIDESKRNLDGEDEDDYLFQTVRPGEKTLKWDYVPELMGEQITNNSADTFEPLPIKISAKKMGNISRFMNHSCSPNAFWQPVQFDHGDDGHPHIMFFALKHIPPMTELTYDYGEIGADSGGIGSPGAKRCLCGSSNCRGYFR, encoded by the coding sequence ATGTGCTATGTCATGGACACTAACAATGCTTTGCTTGATGCAGGGATCCAGCTGCTGCGAGCCGTCATGGACCGGACATCGAATTTCATGCCTACTCCTGATCAGGATGTCCTCGATATCCAGCCCCTGAGGACTTTGGCTCCCATGTTCCCTGCGCCCCTGGGGGTCAACACGTTTAACGTGCCCAACACCACCCCACCATTGATATTTGTCACTTCAGCTGGGCAGTTTCCAGGGGGGTttggtgctcccggccatcctgctTTCACGTCATTCGCGGCCGCTTTCGGTGCTCAAGATGCTTATGGAGGGCAGCCTGCCTCTTCCCGTGGCCAGGATGCCGGTAGAGGGCAACCTGCATCTTCTCGTGGTCAGGATGCCGGTGGAGGCCGGGCTACCACCTTTGCTGATAAGTATGCTGCTAATGGAGGCCAGACTGCTGCTAATGGGGCTACAAACCTTGGCGCCAGCGctgacaacccaattgatgtcaTCCCTATATCAGCTTACAGGCCGACACCGCCACCTGTTATACCActggatgacgatgacgatgacaaTGAGCATTTCACTGGCAACCAGACGTCAGCATCTGGGCGGAAGATCAAGAAGCCGTCCCACCTAAGTGGATATAAGATGAGCGGCGGTTTGGGCAGTGATGACAACAATGGTGTGAAGACCAAACGCAACAAATCCTTTCACAGGAAGGCTGGTGCTGACAATGAGTTTACCTCGGTGCCCCTTTCATCCAGCAATCCCAGGGAAGTTGTGGAAGAGGTTCTCATGAACTTCGAGGCCCTGCGGCGTAGACATCTTCAATTGGATCAGGCACAAGAGAGTACCAAACGCCCAGACCTTAAGATTGGTGCCACGATGATGGCCTGTAATCTTAGGGCTAACATCGGTAAGAGGATTGGAGTTGTTCCTGGAATCGAGATAGGGGATATTTTCTACTTCAGGATGGAGCTATGCATTATTGGCTTGCATACTCCTACCATGGCTGGAATTGATTATATGACCCACACATTTGGTGATAAGGGTGATGATTCTGTAGCAGTATGTATTGTCGCTGCAGGTGTTTATGAGAATGAAGATGATGCTACAGACACACTAGTCTACAGCGGTTCAGGAGGTAGTAGCAAGAACAATGAGGAGATGCATGACCAGAAGCTTGAGAGGGGTAACCTTGCTCTTCAGATGAGCCTGTCGAGAAAGAATGTGATCCGGGTTGTACGGGGATTTAAAGATCCAGGTAGCTTGGGTGGGAAGGTTTATATGTATGATGGCCTCTATAAGATCCATGAGTCCTGGAAGGAGAGAACAAAGACTGGGATCAATTGCTTCAAGTACAAGCTGCTGAGGGAGCCAGGACAACCCGAGGGAATGTCAATCTGGAAGATGTCCCGGAAATGGGTAGAGAATCCAGCAACTAGAGGCAGAGTTCTACACCCTGATCTATCATCTGGTACTGAAAATCTTCCGGTGTGTCTTGTCAATGATGTTGACAGTGAGAAAGGACCAGGCCTTTTCACCTATATTACCCAGGTCAAATACCCAAAGCCACTAAGTTCTATGAAACCATTACAGGGTTGTTCATGCCTCAATGCTTGTCTGCCCAGTGATACCGATTGTGATTGTGCAGAGTTTAATGGAGGTAATTTACCTTATAGTTCAACAGGATTGCTTGTATGCCGCAAGAATAGGCTATATGAATGTGGTGAATCTTGCCAGTGTTCAGTTAACTGCCGTAACAGGGTGACACAGAAGGGGATTAGGGTTCACTTTGAGATCTTTAGGACAGGAAATCGAGGCTGGGGTCTTCGTTCATGGGATCCTATACGGGCTGGCTCATTTATCTGCGAGTATGTTGGCGAGGTTATTGATGAGAGTAAAAGGAATTTGGatggtgaagatgaagatgatTACCTTTTTCAGACTGTGCGTCCTGGTGAGAAGACATTAAAATGGGATTATGTACCTGAACTGATGGGGGAGCAAATCACAAATAATTCAGCTGATACTTTTGAGCCACTGCCCATCAAGATAAGCGCAAAGAAAATGGGAAACATCTCACGTTTCATGAATCATAGTTGCTCCCCTAACGCCTTCTGGCAGCCAGTTCAGTTTGACCATGGAGATGACggtcacccacatatcatgttctTTGCGCTAAAGCACATCCCTCCCATGACAGAGCTGACTTATGACTATGGTGAGATTGGAGCTGATTCTGGTGGTATAGGTTCTCCTGGAGCTAAGAGATGCCTTTGTGGATCCTCAAATTGCCGGGGCTATTTCCGCTGA
- the LOC119269346 gene encoding histone-lysine N-methyltransferase, H3 lysine-9 specific SUVH1-like isoform X2, with protein MDRTSNFMPTPDQDVLDIQPLRTLAPMFPAPLGVNTFNVPNTTPPLIFVTSAGQFPGGFGAPGHPAFTSFAAAFGAQDAYGGQPASSRGQDAGRGQPASSRGQDAGGGRATTFADKYAANGGQTAANGATNLGASADNPIDVIPISAYRPTPPPVIPLDDDDDDNEHFTGNQTSASGRKIKKPSHLSGYKMSGGLGSDDNNGVKTKRNKSFHRKAGADNEFTSVPLSSSNPREVVEEVLMNFEALRRRHLQLDQAQESTKRPDLKIGATMMACNLRANIGKRIGVVPGIEIGDIFYFRMELCIIGLHTPTMAGIDYMTHTFGDKGDDSVAVCIVAAGVYENEDDATDTLVYSGSGGSSKNNEEMHDQKLERGNLALQMSLSRKNVIRVVRGFKDPGSLGGKVYMYDGLYKIHESWKERTKTGINCFKYKLLREPGQPEGMSIWKMSRKWVENPATRGRVLHPDLSSGTENLPVCLVNDVDSEKGPGLFTYITQVKYPKPLSSMKPLQGCSCLNACLPSDTDCDCAEFNGGNLPYSSTGLLVCRKNRLYECGESCQCSVNCRNRVTQKGIRVHFEIFRTGNRGWGLRSWDPIRAGSFICEYVGEVIDESKRNLDGEDEDDYLFQTVRPGEKTLKWDYVPELMGEQITNNSADTFEPLPIKISAKKMGNISRFMNHSCSPNAFWQPVQFDHGDDGHPHIMFFALKHIPPMTELTYDYGEIGADSGGIGSPGAKRCLCGSSNCRGYFR; from the coding sequence ATGGACCGGACATCGAATTTCATGCCTACTCCTGATCAGGATGTCCTCGATATCCAGCCCCTGAGGACTTTGGCTCCCATGTTCCCTGCGCCCCTGGGGGTCAACACGTTTAACGTGCCCAACACCACCCCACCATTGATATTTGTCACTTCAGCTGGGCAGTTTCCAGGGGGGTttggtgctcccggccatcctgctTTCACGTCATTCGCGGCCGCTTTCGGTGCTCAAGATGCTTATGGAGGGCAGCCTGCCTCTTCCCGTGGCCAGGATGCCGGTAGAGGGCAACCTGCATCTTCTCGTGGTCAGGATGCCGGTGGAGGCCGGGCTACCACCTTTGCTGATAAGTATGCTGCTAATGGAGGCCAGACTGCTGCTAATGGGGCTACAAACCTTGGCGCCAGCGctgacaacccaattgatgtcaTCCCTATATCAGCTTACAGGCCGACACCGCCACCTGTTATACCActggatgacgatgacgatgacaaTGAGCATTTCACTGGCAACCAGACGTCAGCATCTGGGCGGAAGATCAAGAAGCCGTCCCACCTAAGTGGATATAAGATGAGCGGCGGTTTGGGCAGTGATGACAACAATGGTGTGAAGACCAAACGCAACAAATCCTTTCACAGGAAGGCTGGTGCTGACAATGAGTTTACCTCGGTGCCCCTTTCATCCAGCAATCCCAGGGAAGTTGTGGAAGAGGTTCTCATGAACTTCGAGGCCCTGCGGCGTAGACATCTTCAATTGGATCAGGCACAAGAGAGTACCAAACGCCCAGACCTTAAGATTGGTGCCACGATGATGGCCTGTAATCTTAGGGCTAACATCGGTAAGAGGATTGGAGTTGTTCCTGGAATCGAGATAGGGGATATTTTCTACTTCAGGATGGAGCTATGCATTATTGGCTTGCATACTCCTACCATGGCTGGAATTGATTATATGACCCACACATTTGGTGATAAGGGTGATGATTCTGTAGCAGTATGTATTGTCGCTGCAGGTGTTTATGAGAATGAAGATGATGCTACAGACACACTAGTCTACAGCGGTTCAGGAGGTAGTAGCAAGAACAATGAGGAGATGCATGACCAGAAGCTTGAGAGGGGTAACCTTGCTCTTCAGATGAGCCTGTCGAGAAAGAATGTGATCCGGGTTGTACGGGGATTTAAAGATCCAGGTAGCTTGGGTGGGAAGGTTTATATGTATGATGGCCTCTATAAGATCCATGAGTCCTGGAAGGAGAGAACAAAGACTGGGATCAATTGCTTCAAGTACAAGCTGCTGAGGGAGCCAGGACAACCCGAGGGAATGTCAATCTGGAAGATGTCCCGGAAATGGGTAGAGAATCCAGCAACTAGAGGCAGAGTTCTACACCCTGATCTATCATCTGGTACTGAAAATCTTCCGGTGTGTCTTGTCAATGATGTTGACAGTGAGAAAGGACCAGGCCTTTTCACCTATATTACCCAGGTCAAATACCCAAAGCCACTAAGTTCTATGAAACCATTACAGGGTTGTTCATGCCTCAATGCTTGTCTGCCCAGTGATACCGATTGTGATTGTGCAGAGTTTAATGGAGGTAATTTACCTTATAGTTCAACAGGATTGCTTGTATGCCGCAAGAATAGGCTATATGAATGTGGTGAATCTTGCCAGTGTTCAGTTAACTGCCGTAACAGGGTGACACAGAAGGGGATTAGGGTTCACTTTGAGATCTTTAGGACAGGAAATCGAGGCTGGGGTCTTCGTTCATGGGATCCTATACGGGCTGGCTCATTTATCTGCGAGTATGTTGGCGAGGTTATTGATGAGAGTAAAAGGAATTTGGatggtgaagatgaagatgatTACCTTTTTCAGACTGTGCGTCCTGGTGAGAAGACATTAAAATGGGATTATGTACCTGAACTGATGGGGGAGCAAATCACAAATAATTCAGCTGATACTTTTGAGCCACTGCCCATCAAGATAAGCGCAAAGAAAATGGGAAACATCTCACGTTTCATGAATCATAGTTGCTCCCCTAACGCCTTCTGGCAGCCAGTTCAGTTTGACCATGGAGATGACggtcacccacatatcatgttctTTGCGCTAAAGCACATCCCTCCCATGACAGAGCTGACTTATGACTATGGTGAGATTGGAGCTGATTCTGGTGGTATAGGTTCTCCTGGAGCTAAGAGATGCCTTTGTGGATCCTCAAATTGCCGGGGCTATTTCCGCTGA